tcattttgaaatttgaCAGTTTATACAAGTGATAAGCCTGCACTATTTGTCCAATCTAATACGAATCTTCCTCTCCTCATCAGTTTAGAAATCTCAGTTTTTCAACAGAAATAACAGACAGTCCATGCCATCCAAAATTTGACATTAGATTCTGGAGTACGCAGCACCAAAATCTACCTATTCATCTTTTTGGCTTGAGTAAGTAATATCTGATTTCCTTGAGGTTCTTAAGCAAACCAAAAGACTtgcacaaaaaataaaattaaatgtcCACAAATGCATATTGACCAAAATATATGGAAAGACTAAAAATGTGTTGGAACTACAAAATCTACAGGTGGAAATTTGCCCCCGGTGATTATACACATTGACAGCTTAACAGACTGTAATTCAGAAGAACAACATTAATCCTCACAAGTTTCGAGCAGTCCAATCTGTTTGTTGGGATTGCAAAATAGAGGCAGTCAAGTGCTCTTGGATTAGCGCTCTTGGCGGAGGGCATATACCATTTATCATTCTGTCATCTGGGGAAACAGGGAAAATGTTCAGCAAATCAGATGAAACTAATCAGTTAGACTCGAATATCACATGTTTATGTTAGTCTCACCGAACAGAAGAATTAAGCCCAAAATGGAGAAATTATCTCCAGTCCTGTCACTGGGTACAACAGTTACAAATGCCATCCTCTAGCAACGTGATCAAGTTCTCGTGCTTTGCATACTATCTGGGTGAATTAGAAGGTACAGCTCCAATTTTTAAGGTTGGGTGGCCTGGAAGTTTTAATGGTTGTGGACTTCCTTGTAGAAGGGCTGCTCTTTCTGGGTTCATAAGCAGAAGCTGCTGCATGTCTTTGGGAAGAATATTGAACACTGCCCGGAGATCTTTCTTCAGTTTCAGGCAAGTTGCCGCAGAGTCTGCATTAGCCCTTTCAGACTGTTGGAGCTGAAGATTGCAAttatgaaaagataaaaaatttcaccACATCCATTCtaataatacatataactGATCATTTATGAAGGCATCAGCATGCATGAATTAAGAATGAAATCTGCAAACATACTTAACACGTGTAGTTCAAATGGCACAATAATTCTGATCATTGAGTTTATACTGCTGGTCTGGATTCTACAAATGAGTGGGGACCATGTGTAAGTACAGAGAAATAAGCAAGCAATCTCAACTACTTGTGGTCTAGACAAGTACCAAATACCAAAAAATAGTACCAAAACACTTCAGACTTAAAATTATTGCTGCTGGTCGTTAACAAATCTTAAACATTAGGTCATACTGGCCACTTCAGTACACTTTTGACTTGTTGTCATGTCAATACCAACACATAAGCTGCATGATTTGTAGGAGACGAAGCTTTGCCAGGATAAAAAGTAACTTAATGCCTACCATCATCATCACTTGGACTTCTGCTGATTTCCTTCAAGTATATAACATATCACTTGCTGTCATAGGAAGTTCACTATTTCCCATTCAATTACATTTAAGTGGAAAATGCTTTCATCCTCAACATCAAAATATCTGAAAGAAATTCAGCGCAATAGTTCTTCTAGATGCTTCTGTCTTTAGCCCTTCTTCAAATTAGTAATCCAATATTGATAAGTAAAACTACTTTGCACCAATAAACTTTTACCAGATATCAAATTTTAGGATTATAAAGTGTGAAACCAACTATGCATGAAGAAAACTTTTTCTAGTGCTAAGAGTTAGGATTGTCTTTCTTTTACCACTTCTCCTGATCTGGAATATGCATTAACCAACCAAAGATGCCATACTACCATTTGACTTTTAACATGTGATACACCAATTGCTAAGGACCACTTGACAAAGTCACAAAAAGATTCGACACGCAACCcaatgaatataaaaagaagagcCACTAATAATACTTCAAATAAAAGATCAAACTTCTCTGAAGTTTTTCCAGCACCATTCAAAGCCCTGACTCAAAATTATTCACAGATTCACCATAGGGATAGCATCCATCATCTTTGGTGTCTGTTTCTCCAATGAGAACCCATCAAGcactaagctccatccatccCTATATTTTCTGCATGTGCAACAATTTGTGTGAGGTGCTGCCTCAGAAAACGGACATCTCAATGATAGAGCTCTCTTCCAAGGGGCACATAATTTTGCTAGTCCAGATTACCACTTGATGCGATCTATCATCCTAATCACAATTTCAATTGCAGAAAATTCCCAAAAGGTCACATTTTTATGATCATAGGAAAACCTATTTCAATTCACTTCCTTGAGCAATAGAACCTAAGAACTTTGCCCAAATGCCTAAAATACTCAGTAATAACAAGACCAAACTAAGAAGACGTAAACAGtaacaaagaaattaaaactcaGCTACTGCTCATTGAGACTTTGCTAGGGTGAAGCTTTTCCTATGCAGATCCAGTGAAAATAACAGTTAGTGGACCGAGCAAAATGAGTATTAGATTTACTACAAATTCCAcctaaaatttcaaatagaGAGAGATTACTAAAAGTTATGCTTAATCTTATTACTGGAAGATTAATCTTATCCTTATCCCAATTATGCTTGTCTTCCacatataatttcaaaaagtctaaactatttaaattaatactccaattaataaccttatatattgaataaaatttgatattatatattgaataaaatttgataaaaccaACTGCATTCTATAGGcatgatttattatttctgttatctcaaaattaatataaacatcagaaaaagaattaattgaTATCGAATATATACCTTGGAGTAGCTTATGAGCTAAAGTAGAAGTGAGAATTGAaatgtcaataatagaaacaTGAGTGGAGGGCACCTAATTTACCATCattgcattttcttttgtagATGTCCACCAAGGTCATTGGTAGCTacaaacaatatatatatatatatatattactaaattagTATGAAGAAGACTTTCTAATTACCTAGAATTATAAAATGGCATTAGCAAATATACatgaaatatttcttttaagatagatgttttataaattaataacctCCACTAGTTACAAAATTACTGTGCAACAGCttgtattaatttaaaaaggtCAGATTGTAATCATACAATTTTAATGAATCATAAAGGTCATATTAAGAATTCATAAAGGTAAAGTATTAGAGTCTGGGTTCTCTACAGGCATGATTCCTCAGTAATTCCATAATGCCAGTAAGTCATGAACACATTCAAAATAGAGTAGGCATAATTAGCGAGATGCAATTAATTTACTCCACCCAGATTTTCCCTTAATATTCACTGGTCTCAAGAAAAAATGAGttgctaatttttaatataccaTATTAGATTGCAAGCAGGAAGATTGGAACAGACTGTATGATAAACAAACGCATAAATCATCGAATATGTAGAACTACCACAAAATAGTATCAAATTGTAAAAGACATTGTTCTTCATTCCCTTGTATAACATTTTATCATCACAGGTAATTCatttatatgaatatgaatAGATATATCAATCATCACAACAACATTGAAAACATAATTCAAATCATCCTTTGGCCTCTCCTATAAGTAGGATATAGCTGCCCTTGTCATGATTCAGAAACTCACATGATATATTATCTCAGAGATAATGGTAACTCAAAGTTAGAAAGTATTAGAAGTTATAAATGCCTTTATTTAAATCCTTGCAACTATGGGAAAAAAAGTTGTTAAAAGAAGTTTGGAGATTCATAAGATTTAAGCAAAAATAGGAGCagatgttaaattattaggcCAATTTATTACACACACatgtaaagaggtaaaaaaagagagaaaaattagttACCTGAATTTCCCCATTGAGATGCCTCTCAATTGCATTGAAGGAATCGACAACCTCCAATTCAgacattttaaatatgaacagTTGTATGTCAGTCTTCATTCTTGCTTGCTTCCATAGTCTATGTTGTTCTTGTTCAGCAACAGTGCGCCTTCTTCGGAACCAAGGCAAAAAGTTGGGTCCTTTCAGAAAGCGCCTGAAAATTGATGAGAAGAAAACTTGATAACAAGTATTGGCCCACAGAAACCAGAAGCATTTGAGCAGattgaaaaaacaacaaaagaagaggaagaagaagaaatagaaaaaagattaatatgCAGACGTAATAGCATTTAACACTAATTACTTGTATAAGTCCAGCCAATTAGATCTCATCCGCTTTGATAAGAACTTCCCCACACCTCTTGCTGATAAGCTCGCCAAGAATTCATCAGTGTTAAATGGAGGGAGAGGGGGAGGATCAACAAATGGAGAAGATCCTTCAAAAGGTGTGGTTGCTCTAAAATATGGGCCAAAAGGAGCTAAAAAGTTTGTGGTAAGCTCCAAGAAATGCCGTCGcaatatttcattattaacAACAGACATTGACTCCTCAACCCTGGGAGACATCCCAACATCAATGAGTCGATTCAAAATAGAAGTGTCCGGCTTGGTTGTTGCAGCATAAGTGCTCCAAATGGCTTCCTTATGTTCTGTCATAAGGCAAAGAGGACCATCTCTTCTTAGCTTAACAGCATTCAATAAACTTGCAGGAGAaaattttttcaaagaaagCTGCTGAAGACCCAGTCCTTCTGGTCTTCCAGGAATTCTACCAGTAGACCTGTTTGAGAAGGGAAGCCGATTTGAATTTGAAGCAGGGCTGCCAACTGAAACAATGTGGGGAATATTACGAAGTGATTtgaggaaaaataaatttgtcaCTCCCAAAACCATTGGAGGGAAAGAGTTTCCTTCTTGAAGTGAATTCAAGTAAGCAAATTCTGGGTCATGGATGGTGAAATATGGCCTAAAATCAACACTACATAATAGCGGTGCAACCAAACTTACAAGACTTGCAACCGCCTCACTGCACTGGGGAGGTGTGGGTCCTATGATAAGAATAGGTTCACCAA
The Ricinus communis isolate WT05 ecotype wild-type chromosome 1, ASM1957865v1, whole genome shotgun sequence DNA segment above includes these coding regions:
- the LOC8286741 gene encoding protein DENND6A isoform X1 — translated: MSRSPSFSVKPELDLKPDPESLQQWVVAFCAIRFDLEQGQLIEECYPPGILSNEEELDVAFSSFPDSVSQQQNRSSIHDCIFFFRIRRRKGSEEKNVTTSEIIEVDSNEVSSKSIEEKVTQRSNSGKNDKNFKFLYGYVFNRQRHDERLKRGGEQKSVVILSHDPYSSVFRPLLQIMGPLYFDIGKKALEHIAAYVSMWPAPLPGKLMELPIGNAMLKVNLPPAHSLPLENGMFEESASSIAPFLPTNQSIPQGLFHDSDIFGSFRGILLQLWVLWELLLIGEPILIIGPTPPQCSEAVASLVSLVAPLLCSVDFRPYFTIHDPEFAYLNSLQEGNSFPPMVLGVTNLFFLKSLRNIPHIVSVGSPASNSNRLPFSNRSTGRIPGRPEGLGLQQLSLKKFSPASLLNAVKLRRDGPLCLMTEHKEAIWSTYAATTKPDTSILNRLIDVGMSPRVEESMSVVNNEILRRHFLELTTNFLAPFGPYFRATTPFEGSSPFVDPPPLPPFNTDEFLASLSARGVGKFLSKRMRSNWLDLYKRFLKGPNFLPWFRRRRTVAEQEQHRLWKQARMKTDIQLFIFKMSELEVVDSFNAIERHLNGEIQLQQSERANADSAATCLKLKKDLRAVFNILPKDMQQLLLMNPERAALLQGSPQPLKLPGHPTLKIGAVPSNSPR
- the LOC8286741 gene encoding protein DENND6A isoform X5, coding for MSRSPSFSVKPELDLKPDPESLQQWVVAFCAIRFDLEQGQLIEECYPPGILSNEEELDVAFSSFPDSVSQQQNRSSIHDCIFFFRIRRRKGSEEKNVTTSEIIEVDSNEVSSKSIEEKVTQRSNSGKNDKNFKFLYGYVFNRQRHDERLKRGGEQKSVVILSHDPYSSVFRPLLQIMGPLYFDIGKKALEHIAAYVSMWPAPLPGKLMELPIGNAMLKVNLPPAHSLPLENGMFEESASSIAPFLPTNQSIPQGLFHDSDIFGSFRGILLQLWVLWELLLIGEPILIIGPTPPQCSEAVASLVSLVAPLLCSVDFRPYFTIHDPEFAYLNSLQEGNSFPPMVLGVTNLFFLKSLRNIPHIVSVGSPASNSNRLPFSNRSTGRIPGRPEGLGLQQLSLKKFSPASLLNAVKLRRDGPLCLMTEHKEAIWSTYAATTKPDTSILNRLIDVGMSPRVEESMSVVNNEILRRHFLELTTNFLAPFGPYFRATTPFEGSSPFVDPPPLPPFNTDEFLASLSARGVGKFLSKRMRSNWLDLYKRFLKGPNFLPWFRRRRTVAEQEQHRLWKQARMKTDIQLFIFKMSELEVVDSFNAIERHLNGEIQTLRQLA
- the LOC8286741 gene encoding protein DENND6A isoform X3, with the translated sequence MSRSPSFSVKPELDLKPDPESLQQWVVAFCAIRFDLEQGQLIEECYPPGILSNEEELDVAFSSFPDSVSQQQNRSSIHDCIFFFRIRRRKGSEEKNVTTSEIIEVDSNEVSSKSIEEKVTQRSNSGKNDKNFKFLYGYVFNRQRHDERLKRGGEQKSVVILSHDPYSSVFRPLLQIMGPLYFDIGKKALEHIAAYVSMWPAPLPGKLMELPIGNAMLKVNLPPAHSLPLENGMFEESASSIAPFLPTNQSIPQGLFHDSDIFGSFRGILLQLWVLWELLLIGEPILIIGPTPPQCSEAVASLVSLVAPLLCSVDFRPYFTIHDPEFAYLNSLQEGNSFPPMVLGVTNLFFLKSLRNIPHIVSVGSPASNSNRLPFSNRSTGRIPGRPEGLGLQQLSLKKFSPASLLNAVKLRRDGPLCLMTEHKEAIWSTYAATTKPDTSILNRLIDVGMSPRVEESMSVVNNEILRRHFLELTTNFLAPFGPYFRATTPFEGSSPFVDPPPLPPFNTDEFLASLSARGVGKFLSKRMRSNWLDLYKRFLKGPNFLPWFRRRRTVAEQEQHRLWKQARMKTDIQLFIFKMSELEVVDSFNAIERHLNGEIQLPMTLVDIYKRKCNDAPTV
- the LOC8286741 gene encoding protein DENND6A isoform X4, producing the protein MSRSPSFSVKPELDLKPDPESLQQWVVAFCAIRFDLEQGQLIEECYPPGILSNEEELDVAFSSFPDSVSQQQNRSSIHDCIFFFRIRRRKGSEEKNVTTSEIIEVDSNEVSSKSIEEKVTQRSNSGKNDKNFKFLYGYVFNRQRHDERLKRGGEQKSVVILSHDPYSSVFRPLLQIMGPLYFDIGKKALEHIAAYVSMWPAPLPGKLMELPIGNAMLKVNLPPAHSLPLENGMFEESASSIAPFLPTNQSIPQGLFHDSDIFGSFRGILLQLWVLWELLLIGEPILIIGPTPPQCSEAVASLVSLVAPLLCSVDFRPYFTIHDPEFAYLNSLQEGNSFPPMVLGVTNLFFLKSLRNIPHIVSVGSPASNSNRLPFSNRSTGRIPGRPEGLGLQQLSLKKFSPASLLNAVKLRRDGPLCLMTEHKEAIWSTYAATTKPDTSILNRLIDVGMSPRVEESMSVVNNEILRRHFLELTTNFLAPFGPYFRATTPFEGSSPFVDPPPLPPFNTDEFLASLSARGVGKFLSKRMRSNWLDLYKRFLKGPNFLPWFRRRRTVAEQEQHRLWKQARMKTDIQLFIFKMSELEVVDSFNAIERHLNGEIQNPDQQYKLNDQNYCAI
- the LOC8286741 gene encoding protein DENND6A isoform X6; this encodes MSRSPSFSVKPELDLKPDPESLQQWVVAFCAIRFDLEQGQLIEECYPPGILSNEEELDVAFSSFPDSVSQQQNRSSIHDCIFFFRIRRRKGSEEKNVTTSEIIEVDSNEVSSKSIEEKVTQRSNSGKNDKNFKFLYGYVFNRQRHDERLKRGGEQKSVVILSHDPYSSVFRPLLQIMGPLYFDIGKKALEHIAAYVSMWPAPLPGKLMELPIGNAMLKVNLPPAHSLPLENGMFEESASSIAPFLPTNQSIPQGLFHDSDIFGSFRGILLQLWVLWELLLIGEPILIIGPTPPQCSEAVASLVSLVAPLLCSVDFRPYFTIHDPEFAYLNSLQEGNSFPPMVLGVTNLFFLKSLRNIPHIVSVGSPASNSNRLPFSNRSTGRIPGRPEGLGLQQLSLKKFSPASLLNAVKLRRDGPLCLMTEHKEAIWSTYAATTKPDTSILNRLIDVGMSPRVEESMSVVNNEILRRHFLELTTNFLAPFGPYFRATTPFEGSSPFVDPPPLPPFNTDEFLASLSARGVGKFLSKRMRSNWLDLYKRFLKGPNFLPWFRRRRTVAEQEQHRLWKQARMKTDIQLFIFKMSELEVVDSFNAIERHLNGEIQKI
- the LOC8286741 gene encoding protein DENND6A isoform X2, translated to MSRSPSFSVKPELDLKPDPESLQQWVVAFCAIRFDLEQGQLIEECYPPGILSNEEELDVAFSSFPDSVSQQQNRSSIHDCIFFFRIRRRKGSEEKNVTTSEIIEVDSNEVSSKSIEEKVTQRSNSGKNDKNFKFLYGYVFNRQRHDERLKRGGEQKSVVILSHDPYSSVFRPLLQIMGPLYFDIGKKALEHIAAYVSMWPAPLPGKLMELPIGNAMLKVNLPPAHSLPLENGMFEESASSIAPFLPTNQSIPQGLFHDSDIFGSFRGILLQLWVLWELLLIGEPILIIGPTPPQCSEAVASLVSLVAPLLCSVDFRPYFTIHDPEFAYLNSLQEGNSFPPMVLGVTNLFFLKSLRNIPHIVSVGSPASNSNRLPFSNRSTGRIPGRPEGLGLQQLSLKKFSPASLLNAVKLRRDGPLCLMTEHKEAIWSTYAATTKPDTSILNRLIDVGMSPRVEESMSVVNNEILRRHFLELTTNFLAPFGPYFRATTPFEGSSPFVDPPPLPPFNTDEFLASLSARGVGKFLSKRMRSNWLDLYKRFLKGPNFLPWFRRRRTVAEQEQHRLWKQARMKTDIQLFIFKMSELEVVDSFNAIERHLNGEIQDDRSHQVVIWTSKIMCPLEESSIIEMSVF